A genomic region of Jeotgalibaca ciconiae contains the following coding sequences:
- a CDS encoding transposase, with protein sequence MNSTEIYQTKRNIFTYADKLTKGLPKPRKKFYSDILFGMSKSQSTLLSNIARSLEEDIDLIYTIKRLSRNGFESDDLNQVHQNYLHTVKTAIPDDPLIIVDESDIIKPYAEKMEHLSLVRDGSKNVIEKGYTTINFSMATPKTKHPIPLYNHLYSSREELFQSQNFEIAKGFNTVHSFLGGKKATFVMDRGYDSNAMFQYVHNIGHFFVTRLMDTRYLLHRNRRIKVPDLAKRRKGKINFRTEIQGKEYNLKVSHIKVELPVLKGTPLNMIVVYGYGEKPMKLLTNHAVKSKEDVLRILKGYITRWRIEELFRVQKEEFHLEKTRTMTLSSMRILYTIMNCIIGHYSLSIEKNTCHTQVVLARARPSNALAKIKFYLYRFIRGVSKILSYDTAGIKYFHRIEQRSSQLSL encoded by the coding sequence ATGAATTCTACAGAAATCTACCAAACAAAACGAAATATATTTACTTATGCGGATAAGTTGACCAAAGGTCTCCCAAAACCAAGAAAGAAATTCTACAGCGATATTTTATTTGGGATGTCTAAATCTCAAAGTACGTTGTTATCAAACATCGCTCGTTCATTGGAGGAGGACATTGATTTGATCTACACCATCAAACGGTTATCCCGCAATGGGTTTGAGAGCGACGATTTGAACCAGGTCCATCAAAACTATTTACATACCGTCAAAACAGCGATCCCGGATGATCCTTTAATCATTGTGGACGAATCCGATATCATTAAGCCGTATGCCGAGAAAATGGAACATTTGTCCCTCGTGCGGGACGGCTCCAAAAATGTCATTGAAAAAGGGTATACCACCATCAATTTCTCGATGGCTACCCCGAAAACGAAACACCCCATCCCACTCTATAATCATCTCTATTCTTCTCGGGAAGAACTCTTCCAGAGCCAGAATTTCGAAATAGCTAAAGGCTTTAATACCGTCCATTCTTTTCTGGGAGGAAAGAAAGCCACTTTTGTCATGGACCGAGGGTATGACAGTAACGCGATGTTCCAGTATGTGCACAACATCGGTCATTTCTTCGTGACCCGATTGATGGACACGCGGTACCTGCTTCACCGAAATCGACGGATAAAGGTGCCTGACCTAGCGAAACGCCGCAAAGGAAAAATCAATTTCAGAACCGAAATCCAGGGAAAAGAGTATAACCTGAAGGTTAGCCATATAAAGGTCGAACTGCCGGTCTTAAAAGGCACGCCCCTCAATATGATTGTTGTTTATGGCTACGGTGAAAAACCGATGAAGCTGTTAACCAACCATGCCGTCAAAAGCAAGGAGGATGTCCTTCGCATTCTGAAAGGCTACATCACCCGTTGGCGAATTGAAGAGCTGTTCCGCGTCCAAAAAGAAGAATTTCATTTGGAGAAAACCCGAACGATGACGTTAAGCTCGATGCGAATCTTGTATACCATCATGAACTGCATCATTGGTCATTATTCCCTTTCCATCGAAAAAAACACCTGCCACACACAGGTCGTCCTTGCACGTGCCCGCCCCTCCAATGCGTTGGCAAAAATAAAGTTCTATCTTTATCGATTCATCCGAGGGGTCAGCAAGATTCTTTCCTATGATACCGCAGGTATCAAATACTTCCATCGGATTGAACAGCGATCAAGTCAACTGTCTTTGTAG
- a CDS encoding phasin family protein produces the protein MEELKKIFLAGVGLTSTSVEKAEKLINEMVEKGRVTVQEGKELQSELTRKIADKRPIQKAEMDEMDYATKAEVAVLEEKLDELNKKLDLLLKK, from the coding sequence ATGGAAGAATTAAAAAAGATTTTCTTAGCTGGTGTTGGTCTGACCTCTACCTCTGTTGAAAAAGCAGAGAAACTAATTAACGAAATGGTCGAAAAAGGCCGGGTAACCGTTCAAGAAGGAAAAGAATTACAAAGTGAGTTGACGAGAAAAATAGCAGACAAACGTCCGATTCAAAAAGCGGAAATGGATGAAATGGACTATGCAACGAAAGCAGAAGTAGCGGTCTTAGAAGAAAAATTAGATGAATTAAATAAAAAATTAGATTTATTACTGAAAAAATAG
- a CDS encoding ABC1 kinase family protein has protein sequence MADDKRLREIVRVLSSYGLRFVYHHKIQNKPDAVEIDAVNLRRAFEKLGPSFIKIGQILSTRLDILPKPFVDELSLLQDRAPEFPFSEVERIFFEETALSLGEVFLTIDEKPLASASVAQVHKGTLRTGEEVILKVQRPVIDELLIRDLDILIRLSEWMPPGIIDVIDPKEALEQVKENTLVELDFRNEANMLVEFQELNKNVACVSVPKVYKGLTKRRILVEEYIEGTKITNQEELELLGYDMEDISQKLMMSYLKQIFKDGFFHGDPHPGNFLIKDSKIYFIDFGIMGRLSDERRRSLNQLIESLASKDIDLMVKVCLDLATPRNPLDKRVLYDDLEHMFDVYLSTDMKNVRMTEFITDFIRMFKRHNLIIPSELTILAKALSILEGVFQDLSPDLNLIRIAKDYLRESMTLGTLMERINKEKLALQGYAFLKDASELPNNLTKLLKQIVSGRLRLNIDMDNLDEKWSDLKKMSNRVVMSLIIVGLLLSSAIMTGTESGQYLGQAGFIVSGLFGIWLLISIYRSGNL, from the coding sequence ATGGCAGACGATAAACGATTACGAGAAATTGTGCGCGTATTATCTTCGTATGGACTACGGTTCGTTTACCATCACAAGATTCAAAACAAACCAGATGCTGTGGAAATTGATGCGGTAAACTTACGCCGTGCTTTTGAAAAGTTAGGACCGAGCTTTATTAAAATCGGTCAAATTTTATCGACTCGTCTGGATATTCTCCCAAAACCTTTTGTTGACGAATTGTCTCTTTTACAAGACAGGGCACCGGAATTTCCTTTTTCTGAAGTTGAGCGTATTTTTTTTGAAGAAACAGCTTTGTCTTTAGGAGAAGTCTTTTTAACTATTGACGAAAAGCCACTTGCAAGTGCGTCTGTTGCTCAAGTGCACAAAGGAACTTTGAGAACCGGAGAAGAAGTAATCTTGAAAGTGCAGCGTCCTGTTATTGATGAGTTATTGATTCGTGATTTGGATATTTTAATTCGTTTAAGCGAATGGATGCCGCCGGGAATCATTGACGTGATAGATCCTAAAGAAGCTCTTGAACAAGTAAAGGAAAATACGCTTGTGGAACTGGATTTTCGTAATGAAGCAAATATGTTGGTTGAGTTTCAAGAATTGAATAAAAATGTTGCTTGTGTGAGTGTTCCAAAAGTATACAAAGGACTCACAAAAAGACGGATACTGGTAGAGGAATACATCGAAGGCACGAAGATTACAAATCAAGAAGAGTTAGAATTGCTTGGTTATGACATGGAAGATATTAGTCAGAAGCTGATGATGTCCTATTTGAAACAAATTTTTAAAGATGGTTTTTTTCATGGAGACCCTCATCCAGGGAATTTTTTGATTAAAGATAGTAAAATTTATTTTATTGATTTTGGAATCATGGGAAGACTTTCAGATGAAAGAAGAAGGTCTTTGAACCAATTAATCGAAAGTTTAGCTAGTAAGGACATTGATTTAATGGTGAAAGTTTGTTTAGATTTAGCAACACCACGAAACCCGTTAGACAAACGTGTTCTTTATGATGATCTGGAGCATATGTTTGATGTTTACCTTAGTACCGATATGAAGAATGTTCGAATGACAGAGTTTATTACGGATTTTATTCGCATGTTCAAAAGGCACAACTTGATCATTCCAAGTGAATTAACGATTCTAGCAAAAGCACTTTCGATTCTGGAGGGTGTTTTCCAAGATTTATCGCCTGATTTGAATTTAATTCGAATCGCAAAAGATTATTTGCGCGAGAGTATGACTTTAGGAACCTTGATGGAGAGAATAAATAAAGAAAAGTTAGCTCTGCAGGGGTATGCTTTCTTAAAAGATGCCAGCGAGCTCCCCAACAACCTGACAAAGCTGCTAAAACAAATTGTTAGTGGACGTCTACGATTGAATATTGATATGGATAATCTAGACGAGAAGTGGTCAGATTTAAAGAAAATGTCAAATCGAGTGGTTATGTCGCTCATCATTGTGGGCTTATTATTGTCTTCTGCAATTATGACAGGGACAGAAAGCGGACAGTATTTAGGGCAAGCAGGGTTTATTGTTTCTGGATTATTTGGTATTTGGTTACTAATATCGATTTATCGTTCGGGAAACTTATAG
- a CDS encoding FMN-dependent NADH-azoreductase — translation MKNILMVKANDRPAAESISSRMFETFFEEVKDNANLNVNVYDIYKEDMPYIGQDLFGAFGKMAANEELNEAEQRVIAANQKARDAFSEADVVVIAFPLWNLTIPAKLQTFIDYIFASGYAFKYDETGKMIALLPDKKIILLNARGGVYSTIETQAMEMSVNYLRNVFVGIFQNEIIDEIIIEGHNKAPEQAETIIQEGLEKVRQSAKRL, via the coding sequence ATGAAGAATATTTTAATGGTTAAAGCAAACGATCGCCCGGCAGCAGAGAGTATTTCTAGCCGCATGTTCGAAACATTCTTTGAGGAAGTAAAAGATAATGCTAATTTGAATGTAAATGTATATGACATCTATAAGGAGGATATGCCTTATATCGGGCAAGATCTATTCGGAGCATTTGGAAAAATGGCAGCAAATGAAGAGCTGAATGAAGCAGAACAAAGAGTAATTGCTGCAAACCAAAAAGCACGCGATGCTTTTAGCGAAGCAGATGTAGTAGTCATTGCATTCCCGTTATGGAATCTAACAATTCCTGCTAAATTACAAACATTTATTGACTATATTTTTGCTTCTGGGTATGCATTTAAATATGATGAAACAGGAAAAATGATTGCTTTATTACCTGATAAAAAAATCATTCTACTAAATGCTCGCGGCGGAGTGTATTCAACTATTGAAACACAAGCAATGGAGATGAGCGTAAATTATTTGCGTAATGTATTTGTTGGTATTTTCCAAAATGAAATCATCGATGAAATTATTATTGAAGGACACAACAAAGCACCTGAACAAGCGGAAACCATTATACAAGAAGGACTAGAAAAAGTAAGACAATCGGCAAAAAGACTATAG
- a CDS encoding DUF975 family protein produces the protein MNRKHFKSIARENIRINYLPWLIVAIISIFISYQQTSNDFGHQVHFRWLHILELVFSVGLARVAIDLSLHTFEDIKSSLFWNRQWLKEICAIFLINLYAALWGILLIIPGIMKSYAYSFVPYILAEDEEISISDAIAVSQDLTEGYKWELFVLDLSFILWDILAAFTFGLAAFYSEPYKKATWAQYYLNLSR, from the coding sequence ATGAACCGTAAACATTTTAAAAGCATTGCTCGAGAAAACATTCGAATAAATTACTTACCTTGGCTCATTGTAGCAATTATTTCAATTTTCATTTCTTACCAACAAACAAGCAATGACTTCGGGCATCAAGTTCACTTCCGTTGGCTTCACATATTGGAGTTAGTTTTTTCGGTAGGTTTAGCACGAGTTGCAATCGATTTATCGTTACATACATTTGAAGATATAAAAAGCAGTCTATTTTGGAACCGCCAATGGTTGAAAGAAATCTGTGCTATCTTCTTGATTAATCTTTATGCTGCGTTATGGGGAATTTTATTAATTATTCCAGGTATTATGAAATCTTATGCTTATTCATTTGTTCCATACATATTAGCAGAGGATGAAGAAATTTCGATCTCAGATGCCATTGCGGTCAGTCAAGACCTGACAGAAGGTTATAAATGGGAATTGTTTGTATTAGATTTATCATTTATCTTATGGGATATATTAGCTGCTTTTACTTTTGGACTTGCTGCTTTCTACTCCGAGCCTTACAAGAAAGCAACTTGGGCACAATACTATTTAAATTTATCGAGATAA
- a CDS encoding PH domain-containing protein, which produces MSMFDRLTGNAGKVDNENALKVVEGLLTSTEEIVSTYKLIRDYIIFTNKRLILIDIQGIGTKKEIQSVPYRSISRFTIETAGTGDIDSEIDLYISNSQDPVVSLELGRNRDNIHAIARTLAEEILG; this is translated from the coding sequence ATGTCAATGTTTGATCGATTAACAGGCAATGCTGGTAAGGTTGACAATGAAAATGCACTAAAAGTTGTTGAGGGACTGTTAACCTCAACAGAAGAAATCGTATCTACATATAAGTTAATTCGTGACTATATTATTTTTACGAATAAACGGCTGATTCTTATCGATATTCAAGGTATAGGAACAAAAAAAGAAATTCAAAGTGTGCCTTATCGCTCTATTAGCCGTTTTACAATTGAAACGGCTGGAACTGGGGATATAGATTCAGAGATTGACTTATATATTTCCAATTCACAAGATCCGGTTGTGAGCCTTGAGCTTGGCCGCAATCGCGACAACATACACGCGATTGCACGTACGTTGGCAGAAGAAATACTGGGTTAA
- the cdaA gene encoding diadenylate cyclase CdaA, whose product MSFDLENLISWRNAANLLDIVLVWYLVYKLIFILKGTRAIQLLQGVLIVVLMKLIAVFLQLGTIDWIINQVVRWGVVAVIIIFQPEIRRGLEHLGKAGFRNRSKTLMRTGEMFVQEIDKAIQYMARRKIGALISVELNDSLEEYARTGIAVNGSISNQLLINIFIPNTPLHDGAVIIQDFKITSAASYLPLSENPLISKDLGTRHRAAIGLSEVTDAVTIIVSEETGGVSIAHQNKLHRDMSREDFVAYLTEQFVIEEEDDDEDNKPNLLQEFFDNLKWGNSE is encoded by the coding sequence ATGAGTTTTGATTTAGAAAATTTAATCAGCTGGCGGAACGCTGCGAATCTATTAGATATTGTGTTGGTTTGGTATCTGGTCTATAAATTAATTTTCATTTTAAAAGGAACACGTGCGATTCAATTGCTGCAAGGAGTATTGATTGTTGTTTTGATGAAGCTGATTGCGGTATTTTTGCAATTAGGGACTATTGATTGGATTATCAATCAAGTTGTTCGATGGGGAGTGGTAGCTGTTATTATCATCTTCCAGCCAGAAATTCGTCGCGGACTAGAGCATCTAGGAAAAGCAGGCTTCCGTAATCGTTCAAAAACACTTATGCGAACAGGCGAAATGTTTGTACAAGAAATTGACAAAGCGATCCAGTACATGGCCCGACGAAAAATTGGAGCACTTATTTCTGTAGAACTTAACGATTCATTAGAAGAATATGCCCGTACTGGGATAGCAGTAAACGGAAGTATATCAAATCAGTTACTCATTAATATTTTCATTCCAAATACACCATTGCATGATGGAGCCGTTATTATTCAAGATTTTAAAATTACGTCAGCAGCTAGTTACTTACCGCTGTCTGAGAATCCACTTATTTCAAAAGACTTAGGGACCCGGCATCGAGCAGCAATTGGACTGAGCGAGGTGACGGATGCTGTTACCATCATCGTATCTGAAGAAACAGGTGGAGTTAGTATTGCCCATCAAAACAAGTTGCATCGGGATATGAGCCGAGAAGACTTTGTTGCTTATTTGACAGAACAATTTGTTATTGAGGAAGAAGATGACGATGAAGACAACAAACCGAATTTACTCCAGGAATTTTTCGATAATCTGAAGTGGGGGAATTCAGAATGA
- a CDS encoding CdaR family protein codes for MNKKKQNLFENRWFIRIISLLASILLFSYVFSENYGLTTTNRNNAISTTRNETISNLPIQVNMDTDRYFISGLPETVVLSLSGPESVIVQTLSANDFSIVTEDLNLLGSGRHTIEIKVVNLSDELNYQITPSRVNVEIEEKVSIESPVEVSFDTSLVDEEYVSGEAVLNDDTVIVTGPSSTIDRIERIYVKVPTDINLTSDVDITTVVQVEDGNGNKLNVSVEPQEIDVKIPIEPYQKKVPLKVTQTGTPASGRTYELSVIGDGEVDLIGNRNLLAEVDEVPIEIDISNIRTDTVVTVPITSPLPTVTVSPIEVQVNVKVETTQTESAANRSSTSVQTINKKEEDD; via the coding sequence ATGAATAAAAAAAAGCAAAACCTATTTGAAAATCGTTGGTTTATTCGAATCATTTCATTACTTGCCTCAATCCTCTTATTCAGTTATGTTTTTTCTGAGAACTATGGACTGACGACAACGAATCGGAATAACGCGATTAGTACAACGCGAAATGAAACTATTTCAAATCTTCCAATTCAAGTAAACATGGACACAGATCGCTATTTTATTTCTGGTTTGCCGGAGACAGTTGTTTTAAGTTTATCTGGACCGGAAAGTGTTATTGTACAAACTCTTTCTGCAAATGATTTTTCGATTGTTACAGAGGACTTGAATCTATTAGGTTCTGGCAGGCATACAATTGAAATAAAAGTGGTAAATTTATCAGATGAATTGAATTATCAGATAACTCCTTCACGAGTAAATGTAGAAATTGAAGAGAAAGTTTCGATAGAGAGTCCCGTTGAAGTATCATTTGATACATCACTCGTAGATGAAGAATATGTTTCGGGGGAAGCTGTTTTAAACGATGATACGGTTATCGTAACAGGTCCTTCTTCGACAATTGATCGAATCGAACGGATTTATGTAAAAGTTCCTACCGATATAAACTTGACAAGTGATGTTGATATAACTACTGTTGTTCAAGTAGAGGATGGAAATGGCAACAAGTTAAATGTTTCTGTTGAGCCACAAGAAATTGATGTAAAAATCCCCATAGAACCATATCAGAAAAAAGTTCCGTTGAAAGTCACGCAGACAGGAACTCCTGCATCAGGGCGGACATACGAATTAAGCGTTATTGGGGATGGAGAAGTAGATTTAATCGGTAATCGAAATTTGTTAGCAGAGGTGGATGAAGTACCGATCGAAATAGATATCAGCAATATTCGTACGGATACAGTTGTTACCGTACCGATCACATCGCCGCTTCCAACTGTTACCGTTTCACCGATTGAGGTTCAAGTAAATGTAAAAGTAGAAACCACGCAGACAGAATCTGCAGCGAATCGATCATCAACGAGTGTTCAAACCATCAATAAAAAAGAAGAAGACGATTGA
- the glmM gene encoding phosphoglucosamine mutase, whose product MGKYFGTDGVRGQANSELTPELAFKLGRYGGHVLKEHAPEIEKPLVLVARDTRISGQLLEHALVAGLLSVGIEVLQLGVITTPGVAYLTRIQGAVAGVMISASHNPAEDNGIKFFGADGFKLSDDQELEIEAYLDQEEDNLPRPSSDGLGTVDEYNEGILKYIQYLQTTISNDLSGLTVCLDGANGAASPIVNRLFADLETDFYTMGTKPNGININDGVGSTHPEQLQEFVREKGADIGVAFDGDGDRCIAVDENGEIVDGDKIMYICGKYLKSKSELNKNTIVSTVMSNLGFHKAVEAEDMVALKTQVGDRYVVEEMRKNGYNFGGEQSGHVVFLDYNTTGDGLLTAIQLMHVMKATGKKLSELASEVTIYPQELVNIRVTNKNGVMDIPAVKEVIEQVEADMGGNGRILVRPSGTEPLLRIMAEAETDEKTHEYVTRIADVVRSEIGID is encoded by the coding sequence ATGGGTAAGTATTTTGGAACTGATGGAGTAAGAGGACAGGCAAATAGTGAACTTACGCCTGAATTGGCATTTAAATTAGGACGTTATGGCGGACATGTTTTAAAAGAACATGCACCAGAGATTGAAAAGCCTCTTGTGTTAGTAGCTCGTGATACACGTATTTCTGGACAATTATTAGAGCACGCACTTGTTGCGGGTCTGCTTTCAGTTGGGATTGAAGTGTTGCAGTTAGGTGTTATCACAACTCCTGGGGTAGCGTATTTAACACGCATCCAAGGGGCAGTAGCAGGAGTCATGATTTCAGCTTCTCATAATCCGGCAGAGGATAACGGAATAAAATTCTTCGGTGCAGACGGCTTTAAATTATCTGACGATCAAGAATTGGAAATTGAAGCATACTTGGATCAAGAAGAAGACAATCTTCCGCGTCCTTCCTCAGACGGCCTAGGAACAGTTGATGAATATAACGAAGGAATTCTTAAATATATTCAATATTTACAAACAACAATTTCAAATGATCTTTCTGGTCTAACAGTTTGTTTAGATGGAGCGAATGGAGCAGCTTCACCAATTGTGAACCGATTGTTTGCGGATTTGGAAACAGATTTTTATACAATGGGTACAAAACCGAATGGCATTAATATCAATGATGGTGTAGGATCCACTCATCCAGAACAATTGCAGGAATTTGTTCGTGAAAAAGGGGCAGACATCGGGGTTGCTTTTGATGGCGACGGAGATCGTTGTATCGCTGTAGATGAAAACGGAGAAATCGTAGATGGAGACAAAATTATGTACATCTGCGGTAAATACTTAAAATCAAAGAGTGAGCTGAATAAAAATACAATTGTATCAACTGTAATGAGTAACCTTGGTTTCCACAAGGCTGTGGAAGCAGAAGATATGGTTGCACTAAAGACACAAGTTGGAGACCGTTATGTTGTTGAAGAAATGCGTAAAAATGGCTATAACTTTGGTGGGGAGCAATCTGGACATGTTGTATTTTTAGATTACAACACAACAGGAGATGGCTTGCTGACTGCGATTCAATTGATGCATGTGATGAAAGCAACCGGTAAAAAATTATCTGAACTTGCTTCAGAAGTTACCATTTATCCTCAAGAGCTGGTGAACATACGTGTAACAAATAAAAACGGTGTAATGGATATTCCAGCAGTAAAAGAAGTGATTGAACAAGTAGAAGCCGATATGGGTGGAAATGGACGAATTCTAGTAAGACCAAGCGGAACAGAGCCATTACTACGTATCATGGCAGAAGCTGAAACAGACGAAAAAACACATGAATATGTAACACGTATCGCGGATGTTGTTCGTAGTGAAATTGGAATAGATTAA
- the kduD gene encoding 2-dehydro-3-deoxy-D-gluconate 5-dehydrogenase KduD — MDIQDFSMEFFNLKGKVAIVTGGNKGIGQGYVLALTKAGADIFATARSGELEETIEMVEACGCKIEFLRIDLTEKEAEKRIVDGAIKAFGHIDILVNNAGTIRRTPLLEYSEKDWNDVMDVNLNSVFKLSQEAAKYFAVQKSGKIINVASMLSFQGGKFVPPYAASKHGVVGLTKAFANELSEHNVQVNAIAPGYVRTENTEPILEDDERKDEITSRIPAGRWADPIDLMGTVVFLASHASDYVTGHVLPVDGGWLSN; from the coding sequence TTTTAATTTAAAAGGAAAAGTAGCGATTGTAACAGGCGGGAACAAAGGAATTGGTCAAGGTTATGTGCTGGCACTTACAAAAGCAGGAGCAGATATCTTTGCGACAGCTCGTTCAGGTGAATTGGAAGAAACCATTGAAATGGTGGAAGCTTGCGGATGTAAGATTGAATTTTTGCGAATCGACTTGACCGAAAAGGAAGCAGAAAAAAGAATTGTTGATGGTGCGATTAAAGCATTTGGTCATATCGATATTCTAGTAAATAATGCAGGAACGATTCGGCGCACACCTCTTTTGGAATACAGTGAGAAAGATTGGAACGATGTCATGGATGTAAACCTTAATTCAGTCTTTAAACTGAGTCAAGAAGCTGCAAAATATTTCGCAGTACAAAAAAGCGGGAAAATTATTAATGTTGCTTCAATGTTATCTTTCCAAGGCGGAAAATTTGTACCTCCTTATGCAGCAAGCAAGCATGGCGTTGTCGGCTTAACCAAAGCTTTTGCAAATGAACTTAGTGAGCACAATGTCCAAGTGAATGCCATTGCGCCTGGCTATGTTCGTACAGAAAATACTGAACCGATTCTTGAAGATGATGAAAGAAAAGACGAGATTACTTCACGTATTCCGGCAGGACGTTGGGCAGATCCAATTGATTTGATGGGAACCGTTGTCTTTTTAGCAAGTCATGCTTCAGATTATGTAACAGGACATGTCTTACCAGTCGATGGTGGTTGGCTGAGTAACTGA